A DNA window from Coffea arabica cultivar ET-39 chromosome 6c, Coffea Arabica ET-39 HiFi, whole genome shotgun sequence contains the following coding sequences:
- the LOC113691292 gene encoding uncharacterized protein isoform X1 has translation MERLEMEKRLYGAAFEGNENTLHELLQEDKLVLDRVSLACFNYNNPLHIAINRGHEKFVEAILDHNPELLGNLEDSRQKWSSLHLASARGQLRIVEALVSVDPERCFDSDQDGRNPLHIAAIKGKIEVFEVLVDARPFAAREKTKRGETILHLCVKYHQLEALKKLVEAVDDDEFLNQTDGDGLTILHLAVIGKQIEIINYLLTTRIELNARNAKGQTALNMVPQNPKDRQKEIEKSLRQADALTADEITNQQSNFDQVKWLEQKIKALMVVASLIANMAFQAGINPPGGVWQDDQTEHSQENPSLNNAHDAGQSIMAYHKIQFYRFFISFNTIAFVSSLGTISLLISGLPFRRRVFMRILNGVMWLTATSILLSYGISVAFVTPESTKQRPGNVAVVAWSFVITIYLLGIAAAYSTNTWWKLCGRIKWRSRNSVSAVIENNRNGLKNLPIKLLYQVTDLHLYCFNVFDSVNLSIHQHHLELLFFFRFFLSLSTPQSINFSCCT, from the exons ATGGAGAGGTTGGAGATGGAGAAAAGGCTTTATGGTGCTGCCTTTGAGGGAAATGAAAACACTCTGCATGAGTTGCTTCAAGAAGACAAACTAGTTCTTGATAGAGTTTCTCTTGCTTGTTTCAATTACAACAACCCTTTACATATAGCAATAAATCGAGGGCATGAAAAATTTGTTGAAGCGATTTTGGATCATAATCCTGAGCTATTGGGGAACCTTGAAGATTCACGTCAAAAATGGTCGTCCCTTCACCTGGCATCAGCTAGAGGTCAATTGAGAATTGTTGAAGCATTGGTAAGTGTTGATCCTGAAAGGTGTTTCGATTCTGATCAAGATGGCAGGAACCCTCTTCATATTGCTGCCATCAAAGGCAAAATTGAAGTGTTCGAAGTGTTGGTTGATGCAAGGCCTTTTGCTGCTCGAGAAAAGACAAAACGTGGGGAGACCATCTTGCATTTGTGTGTGAAGTATCATCAGTTAGAGGCATTGAAGAAGTTGGTGGAGGCTGTGGATGATGATGAATTCTTGAACCAGACGGATGGTGATGGCCTTACAATATTGCATTTGGCTGTTATTGGCAAGCAAATTGAG ATCATCAATTACTTGCTTACTACCAGAATAGAACTCAATGCTAGGAATGCAAAAGGGCAGACAGCATTGAACATGGTTCCACAGAATCCCAAGGATAGGCAAAAGGAGATCGAAAAGTCTCTTCGACAAGCAGATGCCTTAACAGCTGATGAAATCACAAATCAGCAatcaaattttgatcaagtAAAGTGGCTGGAACAGAAAATTAAAGCACTAATGGTAGTGGCATCCCTTATTGCAAATATGGCTTTCCAAGCTGGGATAAACCCCCCTGGAGGAGTTTGGCAAGATGATCAAACAGAACATTCTCAAGAAAATCCTTCACTAAATAATGCACATGATGCAGGACAATCCATCATGGCTTATCACAAGATTCAGTTTTATCGATTTTTCATTAGTTTTAACACCATTGCATTTGTTTCATCTCTGGGCACAATCTCGCTGCTTATCAGTGGGCTTCCCTTCAGGCGCAGGGTCTTCATGCGGATCTTGAATGGCGTCATGTGGTTAACTGCAACTTCAATTCTATTGAGTTATGGAATATCAGTAGCCTTTGTCACACCAGAGTCTACAAAACAAAGACCTGGTAATGTTGCAGTTGTTGCATGGAGTTTTGTGATAACAATCTATCTTCTGGGAATAGCAGCAGCCTACTCCACAAATACGTGGTGGAAGCTCTGTGGAAGAATAAAATGGAGATCAAGAAACAGTGTGAGTGCAGTGATTGAAAATAATAGAAATG GGTTAAAGAATTTGCCAATAAAACTGCTCTATCAGGTAACTGACTTACATCTCTACTGTTTCAATGTATTCGACAGTGTAAATTTGTCCATTCATCAACATCATCttgagcttctttttttttttcggttctTCCTTTCTTTGTCAACCCCGCAAAGCATAAATTTTAGTTGTTGCACTTAG
- the LOC113691292 gene encoding uncharacterized protein isoform X3 — protein sequence MERLEMEKRLYGAAFEGNENTLHELLQEDKLVLDRVSLACFNYNNPLHIAINRGHEKFVEAILDHNPELLGNLEDSRQKWSSLHLASARGQLRIVEALVSVDPERCFDSDQDGRNPLHIAAIKGKIEVFEVLVDARPFAAREKTKRGETILHLCVKYHQLEALKKLVEAVDDDEFLNQTDGDGLTILHLAVIGKQIEIINYLLTTRIELNARNAKGQTALNMVPQNPKDRQKEIEKSLRQADALTADEITNQQSNFDQVKWLEQKIKALMVVASLIANMAFQAGINPPGGVWQDDQTEHSQENPSLNNAHDAGQSIMAYHKIQFYRFFISFNTIAFVSSLGTISLLISGLPFRRRVFMRILNGVMWLTATSILLSYGISVAFVTPESTKQRPGNVAVVAWSFVITIYLLGIAAAYSTNTWWKLCGRIKWRSRNSG from the exons ATGGAGAGGTTGGAGATGGAGAAAAGGCTTTATGGTGCTGCCTTTGAGGGAAATGAAAACACTCTGCATGAGTTGCTTCAAGAAGACAAACTAGTTCTTGATAGAGTTTCTCTTGCTTGTTTCAATTACAACAACCCTTTACATATAGCAATAAATCGAGGGCATGAAAAATTTGTTGAAGCGATTTTGGATCATAATCCTGAGCTATTGGGGAACCTTGAAGATTCACGTCAAAAATGGTCGTCCCTTCACCTGGCATCAGCTAGAGGTCAATTGAGAATTGTTGAAGCATTGGTAAGTGTTGATCCTGAAAGGTGTTTCGATTCTGATCAAGATGGCAGGAACCCTCTTCATATTGCTGCCATCAAAGGCAAAATTGAAGTGTTCGAAGTGTTGGTTGATGCAAGGCCTTTTGCTGCTCGAGAAAAGACAAAACGTGGGGAGACCATCTTGCATTTGTGTGTGAAGTATCATCAGTTAGAGGCATTGAAGAAGTTGGTGGAGGCTGTGGATGATGATGAATTCTTGAACCAGACGGATGGTGATGGCCTTACAATATTGCATTTGGCTGTTATTGGCAAGCAAATTGAG ATCATCAATTACTTGCTTACTACCAGAATAGAACTCAATGCTAGGAATGCAAAAGGGCAGACAGCATTGAACATGGTTCCACAGAATCCCAAGGATAGGCAAAAGGAGATCGAAAAGTCTCTTCGACAAGCAGATGCCTTAACAGCTGATGAAATCACAAATCAGCAatcaaattttgatcaagtAAAGTGGCTGGAACAGAAAATTAAAGCACTAATGGTAGTGGCATCCCTTATTGCAAATATGGCTTTCCAAGCTGGGATAAACCCCCCTGGAGGAGTTTGGCAAGATGATCAAACAGAACATTCTCAAGAAAATCCTTCACTAAATAATGCACATGATGCAGGACAATCCATCATGGCTTATCACAAGATTCAGTTTTATCGATTTTTCATTAGTTTTAACACCATTGCATTTGTTTCATCTCTGGGCACAATCTCGCTGCTTATCAGTGGGCTTCCCTTCAGGCGCAGGGTCTTCATGCGGATCTTGAATGGCGTCATGTGGTTAACTGCAACTTCAATTCTATTGAGTTATGGAATATCAGTAGCCTTTGTCACACCAGAGTCTACAAAACAAAGACCTGGTAATGTTGCAGTTGTTGCATGGAGTTTTGTGATAACAATCTATCTTCTGGGAATAGCAGCAGCCTACTCCACAAATACGTGGTGGAAGCTCTGTGGAAGAATAAAATGGAGATCAAGAAACAGT GGTTAA
- the LOC113691292 gene encoding uncharacterized protein isoform X2, with translation MERLEMEKRLYGAAFEGNENTLHELLQEDKLVLDRVSLACFNYNNPLHIAINRGHEKFVEAILDHNPELLGNLEDSRQKWSSLHLASARGQLRIVEALVSVDPERCFDSDQDGRNPLHIAAIKGKIEVFEVLVDARPFAAREKTKRGETILHLCVKYHQLEALKKLVEAVDDDEFLNQTDGDGLTILHLAVIGKQIEIINYLLTTRIELNARNAKGQTALNMVPQNPKDRQKEIEKSLRQADALTADEITNQQSNFDQVKWLEQKIKALMVVASLIANMAFQAGINPPGGVWQDDQTEHSQENPSLNNAHDAGQSIMAYHKIQFYRFFISFNTIAFVSSLGTISLLISGLPFRRRVFMRILNGVMWLTATSILLSYGISVAFVTPESTKQRPGNVAVVAWSFVITIYLLGIAAAYSTNTWWKLCGRIKWRSRNSVSAVIENNRNGNLVELQIYSS, from the exons ATGGAGAGGTTGGAGATGGAGAAAAGGCTTTATGGTGCTGCCTTTGAGGGAAATGAAAACACTCTGCATGAGTTGCTTCAAGAAGACAAACTAGTTCTTGATAGAGTTTCTCTTGCTTGTTTCAATTACAACAACCCTTTACATATAGCAATAAATCGAGGGCATGAAAAATTTGTTGAAGCGATTTTGGATCATAATCCTGAGCTATTGGGGAACCTTGAAGATTCACGTCAAAAATGGTCGTCCCTTCACCTGGCATCAGCTAGAGGTCAATTGAGAATTGTTGAAGCATTGGTAAGTGTTGATCCTGAAAGGTGTTTCGATTCTGATCAAGATGGCAGGAACCCTCTTCATATTGCTGCCATCAAAGGCAAAATTGAAGTGTTCGAAGTGTTGGTTGATGCAAGGCCTTTTGCTGCTCGAGAAAAGACAAAACGTGGGGAGACCATCTTGCATTTGTGTGTGAAGTATCATCAGTTAGAGGCATTGAAGAAGTTGGTGGAGGCTGTGGATGATGATGAATTCTTGAACCAGACGGATGGTGATGGCCTTACAATATTGCATTTGGCTGTTATTGGCAAGCAAATTGAG ATCATCAATTACTTGCTTACTACCAGAATAGAACTCAATGCTAGGAATGCAAAAGGGCAGACAGCATTGAACATGGTTCCACAGAATCCCAAGGATAGGCAAAAGGAGATCGAAAAGTCTCTTCGACAAGCAGATGCCTTAACAGCTGATGAAATCACAAATCAGCAatcaaattttgatcaagtAAAGTGGCTGGAACAGAAAATTAAAGCACTAATGGTAGTGGCATCCCTTATTGCAAATATGGCTTTCCAAGCTGGGATAAACCCCCCTGGAGGAGTTTGGCAAGATGATCAAACAGAACATTCTCAAGAAAATCCTTCACTAAATAATGCACATGATGCAGGACAATCCATCATGGCTTATCACAAGATTCAGTTTTATCGATTTTTCATTAGTTTTAACACCATTGCATTTGTTTCATCTCTGGGCACAATCTCGCTGCTTATCAGTGGGCTTCCCTTCAGGCGCAGGGTCTTCATGCGGATCTTGAATGGCGTCATGTGGTTAACTGCAACTTCAATTCTATTGAGTTATGGAATATCAGTAGCCTTTGTCACACCAGAGTCTACAAAACAAAGACCTGGTAATGTTGCAGTTGTTGCATGGAGTTTTGTGATAACAATCTATCTTCTGGGAATAGCAGCAGCCTACTCCACAAATACGTGGTGGAAGCTCTGTGGAAGAATAAAATGGAGATCAAGAAACAGTGTGAGTGCAGTGATTGAAAATAATAGAAATGGTAATCTAGTAGAGCTTCAAATTTACTCTTCATAA
- the LOC113693150 gene encoding uncharacterized protein, whose product MEKKIYDAALHGSVNILHELLQEDKSILDRVSLNCTNNYTPLHIAAMRGHEEFVKVILAQSPELSAELDSRQKLSPLHLASARGHSKIVEALVNANPDMCLVLDRNGSNPLHLAAVKGRDEVLEMLVDSRPFAAKEKTKRGESILHVCVKYNQLDALKKLVEIVDDEEFLNQKDGDGLSILHLAVISKQIQIIQYLITTAININEKNPKGRTAMDLIPQNPPEMNQQIEEVLRQVGALKAEEITESITNVTNTTRPNNFSPDDYSQPLRNDTVPAEEHSQMPINIVPAENAPSQANPSTATQGANPQSNFRWLEQKSKALMVVASLIATMAFQAGLSPPGAVWQDDSTQDSSGNPAPNPHKAGESVMAYHHLHYYKYFLRFNTTAFVSSLGIILMLISELPFKHEIFMWLLVGVMWLTATSIALTYGISIAYVTPEMDKEQLGHVIEIAVAAWCGVITLVLLGKTTYSLHQWWKNGRRIRWPMTKRNSLVRNHGNQLSIASTSFV is encoded by the exons ATGGAGAAAAAGATTTATGATGCAGCCCTTCATGGGAGTGTCAATATTCTTCATGAATTGCTCCAAGAAGATAAATCAATTCTTGATAGAGTTTCTTTAAATTGTACCAACAATTATACTCCTCTGCATATAGCAGCAATGAGAGGGCATGAAGAATTTGTCAAAGTAATATTGGCTCAAAGCCCTGAGCTATCTGCTGAGCTAGATTCGCGTCAAAAATTGTCACCCCTTCATTTGGCATCAGCTAGAGGGCATTCGAAGATTGTGGAGGCATTGGTAAATGCTAATCCTGACATGTGCTTGGTTCTTGATCGAAATGGCAGCAACCCTCTTCATCTTGCAGCCGTCAAAGGCAGAGATGAGGTTTTGGAAATGCTGGTTGATTCAAGGCCGTTTGCAGCTAAAGAAAAGACCAAACGTGGGGAGTCTATTTTGCATGTGTGTGTGAAGTATAATCAGTTGGATGCCCTGAAGAAGCTGGTGGAAATTGTGGATGATGAGGAGTTCTTGAATCAGAAGGATGGCGATGGCCTCAGCATATTGCATTTGGCTGTTATTTCCAAGCAAATTCAG ATCATCCAATACTTGATAACTACAGCCATAAATATAAATGAGAAGAATCCAAAAGGGCGCACAGCAATGGACCTTATACCACAAAATCCCCCGGAGATGAATCAACAGATTGAAGAGGTTCTTCGACAAGTAGGAGCCTTAAAGGCAGAGGAAATCACTGAATCCATTACAAACGTTACTAATACCACGAGGCCTAACAATTTTTCACCAGATGACTATTCTCAACCACTAAGAAATGATACTGTGCCTGCAGAGGAACATTCTCAAATGCCAATTAATATTGTCCCTGCAGAAAATGCACCATCTCAAGCTAATCCATCAACAGCCACACAAGGAGCTAATCCGCAATCCAATTTCAGATGGTTAGAACAGAAAAGCAAAGCACTAATGGTCGTGGCATCGCTCATCGCGACAATGGCTTTCCAGGCCGGATTAAGCCCACCAGGAGCAGTTTGGCAAGATGATTCAACTCAGGATTCTTCAGGAAATCCTGCACCAAATCCACACAAGGCAGGCGAATCCGTTATGGCTTACCATCACCTCCATTACTACAAGTATTTCCTTCGGTTCAACACGACTGCCTTTGTTTCATCCCTTGGCATAATCCTGATGCTCATCAGTGAACTACCCTTCAAGCATGAGATCTTCATGTGGCTCTTGGTGGGTGTTATGTGGTTAACAGCTACTTCAATTGCACTAACTTATGGTATATCAATTGCATATGTTACACCAGAGATGGATAAGGAACAACTTGGTCATGTGATTGAAATTGCTGTAGCTGCATGGTGTGGTGTGATAACTCTTGTTCTCCTGGGGAAAACTACCTATTCCTTGCACCAATGGtggaaaaatggaagaagaaTAAGGTGGCCAATGACAAAGAGGAATTCACTTGTTCGGAACCATGGAAATCAACTAAGTATAGCATCAACTTCATTCGTCTAA
- the LOC113692256 gene encoding probable auxin efflux carrier component 1b, with amino-acid sequence MITITDLYHVLTAVVPLYVAMILAYGSVRWWKIFSPDQCSGINRFVALFAVPLLSFHFISTNNPYAMNYRFIAADTLQKIIVLVVLAIWSRTSSRGSLEWSITLFSLSTLPNTLVMGIPLLKGMYGDASGSLMVQIVVLQCIIWYTLMLFLFEYRGARMLIAEQFPDTAGSIISFKVDSDIISLDGKEPLQTEAEVGEDGKLHVTVRKSTSSRSEIFSRRSHGPNSGLSMTPRPSNLTNAEIYSLQSSRNPTPRGSSFNHTDFYSMVNGKNASNVSPRQSNFGNMNFDEENSLGGFGNLSRANGVSGQGNAGYPAPASAGIFSPVSGPGAKKKANGTDGGKDLHMFVWSSSASPVSEGGIHVFRGGDYGNDLGVGAHPKDYDDFGRDEFSFGNRPGANGDDREGPVLSKLGSSSTAELHPKASAQDIKATAMPPASVMTRLILIMVWRKLIRNPNTYSSLFGLTWSLVSFRWGIQMPAIIAKSISILSDAGLGMAMFSLGLFMALQPKIIACGKTVAAFSMAVRFLTGPAVMAASSIAVGLRGVLLHIAVVQAALPQGIVPFVFAKEYNVHPDILSTMVIFGMLIALPITLVYYILLGL; translated from the exons ATGATCACCATCACAGACCTTTACCATGTTCTTACTGCTGTTGTTCCCTTGTATGTGGCCATGATCTTAGCCTATGGATCAGTGAGATGGtggaaaattttcagcccaGACCAATGTTCGGGGATCAATAGATTTGTGGCTCTTTTTGCTGTTCCTCTGCTTTCTTTTCACTTCATATCTACCAACAATCCATATGCTATGAACTACAGGTTCATAGCAGCTGACACTCTTCAGAAAATCATTGTTCTTGTTGTTCTAGCTATCTGGTCGAGGACTAGCTCAAGAGGATCCCTTGAATGGTCCATTACTCTGTTTTCTTTGTCCACACTGCCTAACACACTTGTTATGGGGATTCCTCTGCTGAAGGGCATGTATGGTGATGCCTCAGGAAGCCTAATGGTTCAAATAGTTGTGCTTCAATGCATCATTTGGTACACATTGATGCTTTTCTTGTTTGAGTACAGAGGTGCAAGAATGCTCATTGCTGAGCAGTTTCCAGACACTGCAGGCTCTATTATCTCGTTCAAAGTTGATTCCGATATCATCTCTTTGGATGGTAAAGAGCCATTACAGACTGAAGCTGAGGTTGGTGAAGACGGGAAGCTTCATGTAACTGTGAGAAAATCCACTAGTTCAAGGTCTGAAATCTTCTCAAGGAGATCTCATGGGCCTAATTCTGGTCTTTCAATGACTCCTAGACCATCAAACCTGACTAATGCAGAGATATATTCTCTTCAGTCATCAAGAAATCCAACTCCAAGGGGTTCAAGCTTTAATCACACTGATTTTTATTCCATGGTAAATGGAAAGAATGCTAGCAATGTCAGTCCAAGGCAATCaaattttgggaacatgaacttTGATGAGGAGAATAGTTTAGGTGGTTTTGGGAATCTCTCCAGAGCTAATGGGGTTAGCGGACAGGGAAATGCAGGGTACCCTGCTCCAGCTAGTGCCGGAATATTTTCTCCAGTATCCGGTCCGGGGGCGAAAAAGAAGGCTAATGGGACTGATGGTGGCAAAGATCTTCACATGTTTGTTTGGAGCTCAAGTGCTTCACCAGTTTCTGAAGGAGGGATTCATGTGTTCAGGGGAGGAGACTATGGAAATGATCTTGGAGTTGGAGCTCACCCAAAAG ATTATGATGATTTTGGAAGAGATGAATTTAGCTTTGGAAACAGACCAGGAGCAAATGGAGATGACCGTGAAGGGCCAGTATTGTCCAAGCTTGGTTCAAGCTCCACAGCTGAGCTCCATCCCAAAGCCAGCGCTCAAGACATCAAGGCAACTGCTATGCCCCCTGCTAGTGTCATGACCAGACTAATTTTGATAATGGTCTGGAGGAAACTCATTAGGAATCCCAACACTTACTCCAGTCTATTTGGGTTGACATGGTCCCTGGTCTCATTCAG GTGGGGTATACAAATGCCTGCAATAATTGCCAAATCCATTTCCATACTATCTGATGCTGGTCTTGGAATGGCCATGTTTAGTCTTG GTTTATTCATGGCCTTGCAGCCCAAAATCATTGCCTGTGGAAAAACAGTTGCTGCTTTCTCAATGGCGGTTCGCTTCCTCACCGGACCTGCTGTCATGGCTGCTTCCTCAATCGCGGTTGGATTGCGAGGCGTCTTGTTGCACATTGCCGTTGTTCAG GCTGCTCTTCCACAGGGAATTGTTCCTTTTGTCTTTGCAAAGGAGTACAACGTTCATCCAGACATACTGAGCACAAT GGTTATATTTGGGATGTTAATAGCTCTACCAATCACTCTAGTCTACTACATTTTGCTGGGGCTCTGA